In the genome of Flavobacteriales bacterium, one region contains:
- a CDS encoding N-6 DNA methylase, whose product MSINILKYESDVWRTADLLIGAGIKQSDFPKYMMPYFALLMVESRLIREAARLEEEIGKDNIDDFVEMFQLEGLGYNDYLIRK is encoded by the coding sequence ATGAGCATTAATATCCTCAAATACGAATCAGACGTTTGGCGCACAGCCGATTTATTGATTGGTGCAGGAATCAAACAGAGTGATTTCCCCAAATACATGATGCCCTATTTCGCCCTACTTATGGTCGAAAGTAGATTGATTCGGGAAGCCGCCCGATTGGAAGAAGAAATAGGCAAAGACAACATTGATGATTTCGTAGAAATGTTCCAGCTCGAAGGATTGGGATATAACGACTACCTCATCCGCAAG
- a CDS encoding helix-turn-helix transcriptional regulator, producing MRFGERIRELRESQGLLQRQLAASLEIDTPMFSKIERGERKAKREQVEQLASLLHANLSDLLRIWLADQIIDLVKDEPQASEALKTALKEIKKDEH from the coding sequence ATGCGATTTGGTGAAAGAATAAGAGAGCTAAGAGAAAGCCAGGGATTGTTGCAACGGCAGTTAGCCGCCAGTCTTGAAATAGACACCCCTATGTTCAGCAAAATTGAACGTGGTGAACGGAAAGCTAAACGGGAACAGGTAGAGCAGTTAGCCTCTTTGCTTCATGCCAACTTATCTGATTTGCTCAGGATTTGGCTGGCAGACCAGATAATAGATTTAGTCAAAGACGAGCCACAGGCAAGTGAAGCATTAAAAACCGCATTAAAAGAGATAAAGAAAGATGAGCATTAA
- a CDS encoding four helix bundle protein, whose amino-acid sequence MFDFQRLDVYHKAKQLHKDVVQFLKEAKTDSVTNDQLKRASFSIMLNIAEGAGRFTKRDKKNFFIVARGSVFECAGIFDYLRDLHPKAEGSCQDFLNKLEELSKMLYSMIRKLSE is encoded by the coding sequence ATGTTCGATTTTCAAAGACTGGACGTTTACCACAAAGCCAAGCAATTGCACAAAGATGTAGTGCAGTTTCTGAAAGAGGCCAAAACTGACTCGGTTACCAATGACCAATTGAAGCGCGCTTCGTTCAGCATCATGCTGAACATTGCCGAAGGCGCCGGCCGGTTCACCAAACGTGATAAGAAGAACTTTTTTATCGTGGCAAGGGGCTCCGTATTTGAATGCGCTGGGATCTTTGACTACCTCCGGGATCTCCATCCTAAAGCGGAAGGTTCCTGCCAAGACTTTCTAAACAAGCTGGAAGAATTGTCGAAGATGCTTTATAGCATGATCAGGAAATTGTCGGAATAG
- the pbpC gene encoding penicillin-binding protein 1C, translated as MTRRRRKRLIWLGAGTVLFILFWNCLPDPLFNEPVSTVIEDHEGHLLGAGIATDGQWRFPSGDRVPEKFRKALLTFEDKRFYYHPGVDPIALARAIWQNISEGRTVSGGSTITMQVVRLARKGKARTLKEKMIEVVMALRLELTNSKEEILALYAAHAPFGGNVVGLEAASWRYFSRSPDQLSWAEASVLAVLPNAPSLLFPGKNERLLKDKRDRLLDHLLENDDLTEEETQLAKLETTPTGPTPLPQNTMHLLQRITQEHGPGRYRTTLRQTMQRQAVEVIERHLTELSANGIFNAAALILDTRTGNVLAYVGNGRGKDHRKHGRQVDVITAPRSTGSILKPFLYAAMLTSGDILPEALVADIPINIGGYAPTNFDRGFNGAVPASRALAKSLNIPAVVMLQDYGIERFHHILKKSGLTTLNQPAMHYGLSMILGGAEATLWDLCGTYASMARSLNHFNERNGRYFPSDYHAPRYLADNTNNSDPYTSSHLGAGAIWTTFNTMLDVERPEEEGDWHEFSSSRMVAWKTGTSLGFRDGWAIGVTPDFVIGVWTGNADGEGRAGLIGLRAAAPVLFDLVRILPEGKQWFDRPYDDLIKVAVCRQSGYRAGLLCEDQDSAFVPALGERYPACPYHKIAHLSKDEKWQVHATCASLSDMVSRPWFVLPPAMEWYYTKHNAMYRPLPSYRSDCLEDMAYDNHNRSMELVYPRHSAHIFVPTELGGTLGATVFEAAHRDVDATIFWYLDDTFLGNTKGEHRMAFTPTEGAHTITLVDTKGEEFRKTFEVIGR; from the coding sequence ATGACGCGAAGGCGCAGAAAAAGGTTGATCTGGCTTGGTGCCGGAACGGTTTTATTCATCCTGTTCTGGAACTGTCTGCCTGATCCACTTTTCAACGAACCGGTATCTACGGTTATCGAAGACCACGAAGGTCATCTCCTGGGTGCAGGGATCGCTACAGATGGACAGTGGCGGTTTCCGTCAGGTGACCGGGTGCCGGAAAAATTCAGGAAGGCATTACTGACTTTTGAAGACAAGCGGTTCTACTATCATCCCGGCGTGGACCCTATTGCGCTGGCACGTGCCATCTGGCAGAACATCAGCGAAGGACGTACCGTCAGCGGAGGCAGCACCATCACCATGCAGGTGGTCCGGCTGGCACGCAAAGGAAAGGCCAGGACCCTGAAAGAAAAGATGATTGAAGTGGTGATGGCCCTTCGGCTGGAACTTACAAACTCTAAGGAAGAGATCCTTGCCCTGTACGCCGCACATGCACCCTTTGGCGGAAACGTGGTTGGGCTGGAAGCAGCCTCCTGGCGCTACTTCTCACGCAGCCCGGATCAGTTGTCGTGGGCGGAAGCCTCGGTGCTCGCCGTTCTGCCTAATGCCCCTTCCCTCCTTTTTCCGGGAAAAAACGAGCGGTTACTAAAAGATAAAAGGGATCGCCTGCTGGATCATCTCCTCGAAAACGACGATCTGACCGAAGAAGAAACGCAACTGGCAAAGCTGGAGACCACACCGACGGGTCCCACCCCTCTACCGCAAAACACCATGCACCTGCTACAGCGCATTACGCAGGAACACGGACCGGGCCGTTACCGCACCACCCTCCGCCAAACCATGCAACGGCAGGCAGTGGAAGTCATCGAACGTCACCTCACAGAACTATCCGCCAACGGCATCTTCAATGCAGCAGCACTGATCCTCGATACCCGTACGGGAAATGTCCTGGCCTATGTGGGCAACGGCCGTGGGAAAGATCACCGGAAACACGGCCGCCAGGTGGATGTGATCACCGCACCCAGAAGCACAGGCAGTATTCTCAAACCCTTCCTCTATGCCGCAATGCTCACTTCAGGAGACATCCTTCCGGAAGCACTGGTGGCCGACATCCCCATCAACATCGGTGGTTATGCACCCACCAATTTCGATCGCGGTTTTAATGGTGCCGTTCCCGCCAGCCGCGCCCTCGCCAAATCCCTGAACATTCCCGCGGTGGTCATGTTGCAGGATTACGGCATCGAGCGTTTTCATCACATCCTGAAAAAAAGCGGACTCACCACCCTCAATCAACCGGCCATGCATTACGGTTTGTCCATGATACTCGGCGGCGCGGAAGCCACATTATGGGATCTTTGCGGAACCTATGCTTCAATGGCCAGATCGCTGAACCACTTCAACGAACGCAACGGACGTTATTTTCCATCCGACTATCATGCACCCCGGTACCTCGCAGATAATACAAATAACTCCGACCCCTATACCTCTTCGCACCTGGGCGCCGGTGCCATCTGGACCACCTTCAACACGATGCTGGATGTAGAACGTCCGGAGGAAGAAGGCGACTGGCACGAATTTTCCTCTTCCCGGATGGTCGCCTGGAAAACAGGAACCAGTCTGGGATTCCGCGACGGATGGGCCATTGGCGTCACACCGGATTTTGTGATCGGTGTGTGGACAGGCAATGCGGATGGTGAAGGCCGGGCGGGGTTGATCGGATTACGCGCTGCGGCACCGGTTTTGTTTGACCTCGTACGCATCCTGCCTGAAGGAAAGCAATGGTTTGATAGGCCATATGACGATCTCATCAAAGTTGCGGTTTGCAGACAAAGCGGTTACCGCGCCGGACTGTTGTGTGAAGATCAGGACAGCGCCTTCGTACCAGCCCTGGGTGAACGTTACCCGGCTTGTCCTTATCATAAAATAGCTCACCTGAGCAAGGACGAAAAATGGCAGGTACATGCAACCTGTGCGTCATTATCCGACATGGTAAGCCGGCCGTGGTTCGTGCTACCTCCGGCCATGGAGTGGTATTATACAAAACATAACGCCATGTACCGGCCACTTCCATCCTATCGGAGCGACTGCCTGGAAGACATGGCCTACGACAACCACAACCGCTCGATGGAGCTGGTATATCCGCGGCACAGCGCACACATTTTTGTCCCCACGGAATTGGGCGGTACCCTGGGTGCAACGGTATTTGAAGCAGCACACCGCGATGTGGATGCGACCATATTCTGGTACCTCGATGACACCTTCCTCGGAAACACAAAAGGAGAACACCGCATGGCCTTCACCCCGACAGAAGGAGCGCATACCATCACCCTGGTGGATACGAAAGGTGAAGAATTCAGGAAGACATTCGAAGTGATTGGGAGGTAA